CAGGTCCTCTGCGCCCGGCGACGGGGAGCTCTCCGCCGCCGCGTAGAACGCGTCGATCCATCCCTTCTCGACCTCCACCTCGCGGAATCCCTTGTAGAGCTCCTCGATCTCCACCCGGCCACTCTCGTAGTCCTGCGCGCGCAGGCCCAAGGCGTCGGCCTTGATCCGAAGGTTGGTGTCCTTGGAAATGACCACCACGGGGAGGTTCTTCTCCCGGGCACGGACGCTGAGCGCCACGGCGAGGATGTGGTTGTCCTCCTTGCCCCCGTAGAGCTCGGCAGGTAGGAGCGAAGTCCCCTCTCCGCCGAACGCGACGCGCAGCTCCCCCCCGTTTTCGAGGGGCACCCCTTCCGACAGGCTTCCCTCCTCTCGCATCTTGTCGATGAACTTCGACACCGTCCGGGCGTTTCGCCCGAGCATGTTCAGGTCCTTCTTGAAGTGATCGAGCTCCTCGATCACCGTGATGGGAATGATGACGCGGTTGTCCTGGAACTTGAAGACGGCGTTGGGATCGTGCAGAAGGACATTCGTGTCCAGCACGAAGTTCTTGATCATCAAGGCTCCGCGCTCATTTTAGCTCGGTGAGCTTTTGCCGTGCCATCGAGGCGGAGGGGGACTTCGGGTATTTCGACTGGACCAGCTCGAACAGGATGCGCGCGTTCTTCCGGTCCTTGAGCGCCAGGAAGGAGAGTCCCTGCTTGTACATGGCGTCGGGCGCCTTGTCACCGCCCGGATACTTGTCGATCACATCCTGGTAGGAGAGGATCGCATTCTCGTAATCCTTCTCCGCGTAGAACGTCTCGCCCTTCCAGTAGAAGACGTTCGGCAGCAGCTTGTGGTCGGGGTACTTCGACGCGAACTCGGTGAGGATCTGCCGTCCCTTGCGGGTCTCCCCGCCCTTGATGAGCCCCAGCGAGTAGTCGTACATCTCCTCCGCGTTCTTCCAGTCCTGCGGAACCGGTGCGGGCGCCGCGGAAGATGCGAGGGAAGCGGCCGCCACCTTCTCCATCTTCT
This genomic interval from Deltaproteobacteria bacterium RBG_16_64_85 contains the following:
- a CDS encoding tol-pal system protein YbgF encodes the protein MEKVAAASLASSAAPAPVPQDWKNAEEMYDYSLGLIKGGETRKGRQILTEFASKYPDHKLLPNVFYWKGETFYAEKDYENAILSYQDVIDKYPGGDKAPDAMYKQGLSFLALKDRKNARILFELVQSKYPKSPSASMARQKLTELK